In the genome of Nocardia terpenica, one region contains:
- a CDS encoding bifunctional 4-hydroxy-2-oxoglutarate aldolase/2-dehydro-3-deoxy-phosphogluconate aldolase: MTTALDVIRADRVLTVVRAPRIPDPLALAEALAGSGIRTVELTFTTPGVLDALRAASGSARAVLGAGTVLTGDQAAAAIDSGARFLVTPGIRAEVAAVALRRDIPVVMGAFTPSEVMQALDLGAAAVKIFPARALGPGYLKDLLGPFPDTAFIPSGGVNAANAADFLAHGAVAVTAGTDVVAPAAVASGRWPEIAARAAAFVRSMN, translated from the coding sequence TTGACCACCGCACTGGATGTGATCCGTGCCGACCGCGTGCTGACCGTGGTGCGCGCCCCCCGCATTCCCGACCCGCTCGCCCTGGCCGAGGCGCTGGCCGGATCCGGAATCCGCACGGTGGAACTGACTTTCACCACGCCGGGCGTGCTCGACGCGCTGCGGGCGGCCTCGGGATCGGCGCGGGCCGTGCTGGGCGCCGGGACCGTGCTCACCGGCGATCAGGCCGCCGCCGCCATCGACAGCGGCGCGCGCTTCCTGGTCACCCCGGGCATCCGGGCCGAGGTCGCCGCGGTGGCGCTGCGGCGCGACATTCCGGTCGTCATGGGCGCTTTCACGCCCAGCGAGGTCATGCAGGCGCTGGACCTGGGTGCGGCGGCGGTGAAGATCTTCCCCGCCCGCGCGCTGGGACCGGGCTATCTGAAGGATCTGCTCGGGCCGTTCCCCGACACCGCGTTCATTCCCTCCGGCGGCGTGAACGCCGCCAACGCCGCCGACTTCCTCGCGCACGGCGCGGTGGCCGTCACCGCGGGCACCGATGTGGTGGCGCCCGCCGCCGTCGCCTCGGGCCGGTGGCCCGAGATCGCCGCGCGCGCAGCGGCATTCGTTCGATCCATGAATTGA
- the argJ gene encoding bifunctional glutamate N-acetyltransferase/amino-acid acetyltransferase ArgJ translates to MTSTDSPADRLVRSQGVTAPLGFRAAGLAAGIKKSGKPDLALVFNEGPEYAAAGVFTRNKVKAAPVLWSQQVLSGGHVRAVILNSGGANACTGPGGFQDTHATAEELAKALSNWGTETGAGEIAVCSTGLIGDRLPMDKLLPAVSEIVHEMGGGLSGGTDAAHAIMTTDTVPKEAAFHHRAKWNVGGMAKGAGMLAPSLATMLVVLTTDAVATSAQLDIALRRATRLTFDRLDVDGSCSTNDTVLLLANGASAVAPTQQELDAAVLAVCDDLAAQLMADAEGVTKRVLVTVTGAVSEDEALIGARVVARDSLVKTALFGSDPNWGRVLAAIGIAPIELDPDRISVSFNGNPVCVNGVGAPGAREVDLSGADIQVLVDLGLGEGSATIRTTDLSHGYVEENSAYSS, encoded by the coding sequence GTGACATCCACCGACAGCCCGGCAGACAGACTGGTGCGCAGCCAGGGCGTGACCGCCCCGCTCGGCTTCCGCGCCGCGGGCCTCGCCGCCGGTATCAAGAAGAGCGGAAAGCCCGATCTCGCACTGGTTTTCAACGAGGGCCCGGAGTACGCCGCGGCGGGCGTGTTCACCCGTAACAAGGTCAAGGCGGCGCCGGTGCTGTGGTCGCAGCAGGTGCTGTCCGGCGGGCACGTGCGCGCGGTGATCCTCAACTCCGGCGGCGCCAACGCCTGCACCGGACCGGGCGGGTTCCAGGACACCCACGCCACCGCCGAGGAGCTGGCGAAGGCGTTGAGCAACTGGGGCACCGAGACCGGCGCGGGCGAAATCGCCGTCTGCTCAACGGGTCTGATCGGCGACCGGCTGCCCATGGACAAGCTGCTGCCCGCCGTCAGCGAGATCGTGCACGAGATGGGCGGCGGGCTGTCCGGCGGCACCGACGCCGCGCACGCCATCATGACCACCGACACGGTGCCGAAGGAGGCCGCCTTCCACCACCGCGCCAAATGGAACGTGGGCGGGATGGCCAAGGGCGCGGGCATGCTGGCGCCGTCGCTGGCCACCATGCTGGTGGTGCTCACCACCGACGCCGTCGCGACCTCCGCGCAGCTGGATATCGCGCTGCGCCGGGCGACCCGGCTCACCTTCGACCGGCTCGACGTGGACGGCTCCTGCTCCACCAACGACACCGTGCTGCTGCTGGCCAACGGCGCCAGCGCGGTCGCGCCCACCCAGCAGGAGCTCGACGCCGCGGTGCTGGCGGTGTGCGACGATCTGGCCGCGCAGCTGATGGCCGACGCCGAGGGCGTCACCAAGCGGGTGCTGGTCACGGTCACCGGCGCGGTCAGCGAGGACGAGGCGCTGATCGGCGCCCGGGTCGTCGCGCGTGACTCGCTGGTGAAGACGGCGCTGTTCGGCTCCGACCCGAACTGGGGCCGGGTGCTGGCCGCGATCGGCATCGCGCCGATCGAGCTGGACCCCGACCGCATCTCGGTGTCGTTCAACGGAAATCCGGTGTGCGTCAACGGTGTCGGCGCACCCGGCGCCCGCGAGGTCGACCTGTCCGGCGCGGATATCCAGGTGCTCGTCGACCTCGGCCTGGGCGAGGGCTCGGCCACCATCCGCACCACCGACCTGTCGCACGGGTACGTGGAAGAGAATTCGGCCTACAGCTCATGA
- the argB gene encoding acetylglutamate kinase yields MNYAQRQSLSELDVTLRLSAVDKAHVLADALPWLQKFRDKVVVVKYGGNAMVDDTLKRAFAADMAFLRTVGVHPVVVHGGGPQITAMLDKLGLRGEFRGGFRVTTPEVMDVVRMVLFGQVGRELVGLINAHGPYAVGISGEDARLFTATRRTVLVDGAPTDIGLVGDVTSVNPEAVLDLIGAGRIPVVSTIAPDADGVVHNINADTAAAALAQGIGAEKLVMLTDVEGLYTRWPDRSSLVTRIDAAALAALLPSLDAGMVPKMEACLRAVTDGVPTAHVIDGRIPHSVLLEMFTGEGIGTMVTPAADQQPRTATGTRTP; encoded by the coding sequence ATGAACTACGCACAGCGGCAATCACTGTCGGAGCTCGACGTGACGCTGCGGCTGTCGGCGGTGGACAAGGCGCACGTCCTGGCCGACGCGCTGCCGTGGTTGCAGAAGTTCCGCGACAAGGTCGTGGTCGTCAAGTACGGCGGCAACGCCATGGTCGACGACACGCTGAAGCGGGCGTTCGCCGCGGACATGGCCTTCCTGCGCACCGTCGGCGTGCATCCGGTGGTGGTGCACGGCGGCGGCCCGCAGATCACGGCGATGCTCGACAAGCTGGGCCTGCGCGGCGAATTCCGCGGCGGCTTCCGGGTCACCACGCCCGAGGTGATGGACGTGGTGCGGATGGTGCTGTTCGGTCAGGTCGGCCGCGAACTGGTGGGCCTGATCAACGCGCACGGTCCGTACGCGGTCGGCATCTCCGGCGAGGACGCGCGCCTGTTCACCGCCACCCGCCGCACCGTGCTCGTCGACGGCGCGCCCACCGACATCGGCCTGGTCGGCGACGTCACCTCGGTGAATCCGGAGGCGGTGCTGGATCTCATCGGCGCGGGCCGCATTCCGGTGGTCTCCACCATCGCGCCCGACGCCGACGGCGTGGTGCACAACATCAACGCCGACACCGCCGCCGCGGCCCTGGCCCAGGGCATCGGCGCGGAGAAGCTGGTGATGCTCACCGACGTCGAGGGCCTGTACACCCGCTGGCCCGACCGCTCCTCGCTCGTCACCCGAATCGACGCCGCGGCGCTGGCGGCCCTGCTGCCCAGCCTGGACGCGGGCATGGTGCCCAAGATGGAGGCATGCCTGCGCGCCGTCACCGACGGCGTCCCGACCGCCCACGTCATCGACGGCCGCATCCCGCACTCGGTGCTGCTGGAGATGTTCACCGGGGAGGGTATCGGCACGATGGTGACCCCGGCCGCCGATCAACAACCGCGTACCGCCACAGGAACGAGAACACCATGA
- the argC gene encoding N-acetyl-gamma-glutamyl-phosphate reductase, which produces MADASGPGVRVAVAGASGYAGGEVLRLLLGHPAHRSGRLEIGALTAGSNAGSLLGELQPHLLPLADRVLAETTPEALAGHDVVFLGLPHGQSAAIARALPESTVIIDCGADFRLTDAAAWEKYYRTPHAGSWPYGLPELPGGREALRGATRIAVPGCYPTVSSLALAPAVAAGIVEPTVHVVAVSGTSGAGRKLDVGLLGSEVMGSARAYGIAGAHRHTPEIAQNLTAAAGTDVTVSFTPVLAPMARGILATCTAPVRVDAAQARAVYEKAYADEPFVHLLPEGVLPQTGSVLGSNAVTLQVAVDAAAGLLVVVGAIDNLTKGTAGAAVQSMNLALGFDETAGLSTVGVAP; this is translated from the coding sequence ATGGCGGATGCGAGTGGGCCCGGAGTCCGGGTCGCGGTGGCCGGTGCGAGCGGATACGCGGGCGGTGAGGTCCTGCGCCTGCTGCTGGGGCACCCGGCCCACCGATCCGGGCGCCTCGAGATCGGGGCGCTGACCGCGGGCTCCAACGCCGGTTCCCTCCTGGGCGAGCTGCAACCACACCTGCTGCCGCTGGCCGATCGCGTGCTCGCCGAGACCACCCCCGAGGCCCTCGCCGGGCACGATGTGGTGTTCCTGGGCCTGCCGCACGGCCAGTCCGCGGCCATCGCGCGGGCGCTGCCGGAATCGACCGTGATCATCGACTGCGGCGCCGACTTCCGGCTCACCGACGCCGCCGCCTGGGAGAAGTACTACCGGACCCCGCACGCGGGCAGCTGGCCCTACGGGCTGCCGGAGCTGCCGGGCGGGCGGGAGGCCCTGCGCGGCGCGACCCGGATCGCGGTCCCCGGCTGCTACCCGACCGTGTCGAGCCTGGCGCTGGCCCCGGCCGTCGCGGCGGGCATCGTCGAGCCGACCGTGCATGTGGTCGCCGTCAGCGGCACCTCCGGCGCGGGCCGCAAACTCGATGTGGGTCTGCTGGGTTCGGAGGTGATGGGCTCGGCGCGCGCCTACGGCATCGCCGGGGCACACCGGCACACCCCGGAGATCGCGCAGAATCTGACGGCGGCCGCCGGTACCGACGTGACGGTCTCGTTCACCCCGGTGCTCGCGCCGATGGCGCGCGGCATCCTCGCCACCTGCACCGCTCCCGTGCGCGTGGACGCCGCGCAGGCCCGCGCGGTGTACGAGAAGGCCTACGCCGACGAGCCTTTCGTGCATCTGCTGCCGGAAGGCGTACTGCCGCAGACCGGTTCGGTGCTCGGCTCCAATGCCGTCACCCTGCAGGTGGCCGTGGACGCCGCGGCCGGGCTGCTCGTGGTGGTCGGCGCGATCGACAATCTCACCAAGGGCACCGCGGGCGCCGCGGTGCAATCGATGAACCTGGCGCTCGGCTTCGACGAGACCGCCGGCCTTTCCACCGTAGGAGTGGCACCGTGA
- a CDS encoding GntP family permease, producing MAVSVDWLRTTTPGLLVLCGLAIAVLLVAIIRFKLEPFIALLLTGLLLALAAGLPVNTIVGTALKSGDSLLETGFGGILGHIAVIIGLGTVLGAILERSGGADVLTERLLKLFGPKGAPVAMGLLGLIFGIPVFFDIGIFVLAPLIWVTAKRGGRSLVLYALPMVAGLSMTHAFLPPHPGPVSLGGLLGVSLGWLIVMGLVCGLPGFVVAGLVWGNFIGKRIHIEVPEEFLVRPADEGRGNSPVPRAGLIETDESAAKTDTGSTATLEKSLPSVGTIAVIIGIPLILILGATFGSQALAKNSTLLQVLTFLGTPAVALLIAVLVAFYVLGMRRGSTVQELGAITAESLRPVGMLLLVVGAGAFFGKVISATGIGTALAHTMSEAGLPVIFLAYLISCGLRIAQGSATVAIVTTGGIVAPLLPEHHYSQMSLALIAMAIAAGSIVLSHVNDGGFWMISKFFNLTVKQTLQSWSVLETVLSVVSFAVAAVLFALVS from the coding sequence ATGGCCGTCAGCGTCGACTGGCTGCGCACGACCACCCCCGGGCTGCTGGTGCTGTGCGGTCTCGCGATCGCCGTCCTGCTGGTCGCGATCATTCGGTTCAAGCTCGAGCCGTTCATCGCGCTACTGCTCACCGGCCTGCTGCTGGCCCTGGCCGCCGGGCTGCCGGTGAACACCATCGTCGGCACCGCCCTGAAATCCGGTGACTCCCTGCTGGAAACCGGATTCGGCGGCATTCTCGGCCATATCGCGGTGATCATCGGACTGGGCACCGTGCTGGGCGCCATCCTCGAACGGTCCGGCGGCGCCGACGTTCTGACCGAGCGGCTGCTGAAACTGTTCGGCCCCAAGGGCGCTCCGGTGGCGATGGGTCTGCTGGGACTCATCTTCGGCATTCCGGTGTTCTTCGATATCGGTATCTTCGTGCTCGCGCCGCTGATCTGGGTGACCGCCAAGCGCGGCGGGCGGTCGCTGGTGCTGTACGCGCTGCCGATGGTGGCGGGCCTGTCGATGACGCACGCGTTCCTGCCGCCGCACCCGGGGCCGGTGTCGCTGGGCGGGCTGCTCGGGGTGAGCCTGGGGTGGCTGATCGTGATGGGATTGGTCTGCGGGCTACCGGGATTCGTCGTCGCCGGTCTGGTGTGGGGCAACTTCATCGGCAAGCGGATTCATATCGAGGTGCCCGAGGAGTTCCTGGTGCGCCCGGCCGACGAGGGCCGCGGAAACAGCCCGGTGCCCCGGGCCGGGCTGATCGAGACGGACGAGTCGGCGGCGAAGACCGACACGGGATCGACTGCGACGCTGGAGAAGTCGCTGCCCTCGGTCGGCACCATCGCGGTGATCATCGGCATCCCGCTGATCCTGATCCTGGGCGCCACCTTCGGCAGCCAGGCGCTGGCGAAGAACTCGACACTGCTGCAGGTGCTGACCTTTCTGGGCACGCCCGCCGTGGCGCTGCTGATCGCGGTGCTGGTGGCGTTCTACGTGCTGGGCATGCGGCGCGGCTCGACGGTGCAGGAGCTCGGCGCGATCACCGCCGAATCGCTGCGGCCGGTGGGCATGCTGCTGCTGGTGGTCGGCGCGGGCGCGTTCTTCGGCAAGGTCATCTCCGCCACCGGCATCGGAACGGCGTTGGCGCACACCATGTCCGAGGCCGGGCTGCCGGTGATCTTCCTCGCCTACCTGATCAGCTGCGGCCTGCGCATCGCCCAGGGCTCGGCCACCGTCGCCATCGTCACCACCGGCGGCATCGTGGCTCCCCTGCTCCCCGAACACCATTACTCACAGATGTCGCTGGCCCTGATCGCCATGGCCATCGCCGCCGGGTCCATCGTCCTCAGCCACGTCAACGACGGCGGCTTCTGGATGATCTCGAAGTTCTTCAACCTCACGGTGAAACAGACCCTGCAATCGTGGAGCGTGCTGGAAACCGTTCTGTCGGTGGTGAGCTTCGCGGTGGCGGCGGTGCTGTTCGCCCTCGTGAGCTGA
- a CDS encoding amino acid deaminase, which yields MDSDGNADLAEGIDTEAVAALDDLVLGPQHKSLPPTAWGRTAREFLATAPSLDDLQTPLLTLDRAALDSNRAVMADWAAAAGVRLAPHGKTTMAPQLWAEQLAAGAWGITVATGWQAQVARSFGVARILLANALVDPVGVRWVAAESARDPGFEFLSWVDSVATVERMERALADEPAGVRLTVLVELGGAHGRTGARGIDAALAVAEAVLRSPRLELAGVAGYEGAFAHDRSPEAVAAVRGYVDELVRLHRALTGRYPRGAVVTCGGSSFPDLVVEQLAALADEDGARGVPTTVVLRSGAYLAHDDGFYAGISPLAAPRARRPLRSAMHGWARAISHPEPGLALLDAGKRDLPFDEGLPVPQRLSGAADAVPVGAHVSALADQHTFLRLPEGGEVPVGSVVRLGLSHPCTAFDKWRLVPVIDDADAARPRVVGLVHTFF from the coding sequence ATCGACAGCGACGGGAACGCGGACCTGGCCGAGGGAATCGACACCGAGGCCGTGGCCGCCCTCGACGATTTGGTGCTGGGGCCGCAGCACAAATCCCTCCCGCCCACGGCGTGGGGCCGCACCGCGCGCGAATTCCTCGCCACCGCACCGTCTCTCGACGATCTGCAGACGCCGTTGCTGACGCTCGACCGCGCGGCACTGGATTCCAATCGCGCGGTGATGGCCGACTGGGCTGCGGCGGCGGGTGTTCGGCTGGCTCCGCACGGTAAGACGACGATGGCCCCGCAGCTGTGGGCCGAGCAGCTGGCCGCCGGAGCATGGGGCATCACGGTGGCGACGGGCTGGCAGGCGCAGGTGGCGCGGTCGTTCGGGGTGGCCCGCATTCTGCTCGCCAATGCGCTGGTCGATCCGGTCGGAGTGCGGTGGGTGGCGGCGGAATCCGCGCGCGATCCGGGGTTCGAATTCCTCAGCTGGGTCGACAGCGTCGCCACCGTCGAGCGGATGGAGCGGGCGCTCGCCGACGAGCCCGCGGGGGTGCGGCTGACGGTGCTCGTGGAACTCGGTGGGGCACACGGGCGTACCGGTGCGCGCGGGATCGACGCGGCGCTCGCGGTCGCCGAGGCGGTGCTGCGCTCGCCGCGGCTGGAATTGGCCGGTGTCGCCGGATACGAGGGGGCGTTCGCGCACGATCGCAGCCCCGAAGCCGTTGCCGCCGTGCGCGGTTACGTCGACGAGCTGGTGCGGCTGCATCGGGCGCTCACGGGCAGGTATCCGCGCGGCGCGGTGGTCACCTGCGGTGGCAGCTCGTTCCCGGACCTGGTGGTCGAGCAGCTGGCCGCGCTGGCGGACGAGGACGGCGCGCGCGGCGTTCCGACGACGGTGGTGCTGCGGTCCGGCGCCTACCTCGCCCACGACGACGGCTTCTACGCCGGGATCTCACCGCTGGCCGCCCCGCGCGCCCGGCGGCCGCTGCGCTCGGCCATGCACGGCTGGGCGCGTGCGATCTCGCATCCGGAGCCGGGGCTGGCGCTGCTCGACGCCGGCAAGCGGGACCTGCCGTTCGATGAGGGACTGCCGGTGCCGCAACGTCTTTCGGGAGCCGCGGACGCGGTGCCGGTCGGCGCGCACGTGTCGGCGCTCGCGGACCAGCACACCTTCCTGCGGCTCCCGGAGGGCGGGGAGGTACCGGTCGGCAGCGTGGTGCGCCTGGGTCTGTCGCACCCGTGCACGGCCTTCGACAAATGGCGGCTCGTCCCGGTGATCGACGACGCCGACGCCGCCCGGCCGCGGGTCGTCGGCCTCGTGCACACGTTCTTCTGA
- a CDS encoding isocitrate lyase/PEP mutase family protein: MTATDLFRSLHHGDRPLVLPNAWDFASAAALVAAGFPAIGTTSLGVSAAAGLADAAGLARDVTLAVARLLVRLPVPVTVDIEAGFGADARAVAEVAATLADIGVAGINLEDGRSGNTLHDPAAQAELITAVKERAPDLFVNARVDTYWLDVDHASTLDRMRAYRKAGADGIFVPGVRDPERIREVVAAVPLPVNMLYLPGGPSVAEYAALGVRRISTGGLPFRAALAAAVDTARAVRDGGSLPPGIPSYADVQALVTDS; the protein is encoded by the coding sequence ATGACCGCCACCGACCTGTTCCGCAGCCTGCACCACGGCGATCGACCGCTCGTGCTGCCCAACGCCTGGGATTTCGCCTCCGCCGCGGCGCTGGTCGCCGCCGGTTTCCCCGCCATCGGCACCACCAGCCTGGGCGTCAGCGCGGCGGCCGGGCTGGCGGACGCCGCCGGTCTCGCCCGCGACGTCACGCTCGCCGTGGCGCGCCTGCTGGTCCGGCTGCCGGTGCCGGTCACGGTCGATATCGAGGCCGGTTTCGGCGCGGACGCGCGGGCGGTGGCCGAGGTCGCCGCGACGCTCGCGGACATCGGTGTCGCCGGAATCAATCTGGAGGACGGCCGATCGGGCAACACGCTGCACGACCCGGCCGCCCAGGCGGAGCTGATCACCGCCGTCAAGGAGCGCGCGCCGGATCTGTTCGTCAACGCCCGGGTCGACACCTACTGGCTCGATGTCGACCACGCCTCGACCCTGGACCGGATGCGGGCGTACCGAAAGGCCGGTGCGGACGGCATTTTCGTGCCCGGCGTGCGCGACCCGGAGCGCATCCGCGAGGTGGTGGCCGCGGTGCCGTTGCCCGTCAACATGCTGTACCTGCCCGGCGGCCCCTCGGTGGCCGAATACGCCGCACTGGGTGTGCGCCGAATCAGTACGGGTGGCTTGCCTTTCCGCGCCGCCCTCGCGGCGGCGGTGGACACCGCCCGCGCCGTCCGCGACGGCGGTTCGCTGCCGCCGGGCATCCCGAGCTACGCGGATGTGCAAGCCCTGGTGACCGATTCGTGA
- a CDS encoding sugar kinase, with translation MTCPTRAHPRAVTVGEGLAVLVARPGPLEDSPAFERTAGGAEANVAVVLAQLGVAAAWISRVGDDGFGRYLVRQLRERGVDTTAVHTDPARPTGIYVKERGGGSTAATDLAAGASRMLYYRAGSAASALAPEDLIAADEVLRHCELIHYSGITTALSPTATALTDALVALPRRGRLVSFDLNYRAALWLRREESAADILARQVRGSDVVFLGADEAETVFGSGDPARLREMFPQPRHLVVKNAGHSVTGFLGAQQREVPALRLEVTEAIGAGDAFAGGYLGALLLSRPHEQLLRFGHLCAAAALTGTGDIAELPPLPRLESRAAAPASEWARIRYPAIAEDVAS, from the coding sequence GTGACCTGCCCGACGCGGGCTCATCCGCGCGCGGTGACCGTCGGCGAGGGGCTCGCGGTGCTGGTCGCGCGCCCCGGCCCGCTCGAGGACTCCCCGGCCTTCGAACGCACCGCAGGCGGCGCCGAGGCGAATGTCGCCGTCGTGCTGGCCCAGCTGGGCGTGGCGGCGGCGTGGATCTCCCGCGTCGGCGACGACGGCTTCGGCCGCTACCTGGTGCGACAGCTGCGCGAGCGCGGCGTGGACACCACGGCCGTGCACACCGATCCCGCCCGGCCCACCGGAATCTATGTCAAGGAGCGCGGCGGCGGGTCCACCGCGGCAACCGATCTCGCGGCCGGGGCCAGCCGGATGCTCTACTACCGCGCCGGTTCCGCGGCGAGCGCGCTCGCGCCGGAGGATCTGATCGCCGCCGACGAGGTGCTCCGGCACTGCGAGCTGATCCATTACAGCGGCATCACCACCGCCCTGTCCCCCACCGCCACCGCGCTCACCGACGCGCTGGTGGCCCTGCCGCGCCGCGGCCGCCTGGTCAGCTTCGACCTCAATTACCGTGCGGCGCTGTGGCTTCGGCGCGAGGAGTCGGCCGCCGACATCCTGGCCCGGCAGGTGCGCGGCAGCGACGTGGTGTTCCTGGGCGCGGACGAGGCCGAAACGGTCTTCGGCAGCGGCGATCCCGCGCGGCTGCGCGAGATGTTCCCGCAGCCACGGCATCTGGTGGTGAAGAACGCGGGACATTCGGTCACCGGATTCCTGGGCGCGCAGCAGCGGGAGGTCCCGGCCCTGCGCCTCGAGGTGACCGAGGCGATCGGCGCGGGCGACGCCTTCGCGGGCGGCTATCTCGGCGCCCTGCTGCTGAGCCGCCCGCACGAGCAGCTGCTGCGCTTCGGCCACCTGTGCGCGGCCGCGGCGCTGACCGGCACCGGCGACATCGCCGAGCTGCCGCCGCTGCCCCGCCTCGAATCCCGTGCCGCCGCACCGGCTTCGGAGTGGGCGCGCATACGATACCCGGCGATCGCCGAGGACGTGGCGTCATGA
- a CDS encoding N-acyl-D-amino-acid deacylase family protein encodes MRRLLFRGVDIVDGSGAPRYRGDVVVADGRIAEIAGPGVISGADRVIDGENLVLAPGFIDMHAHSDLHLLTEPGHFAKLSQGVTTEVIGQDGLSYAPIDEPTLALVRRQIAGWNGNPTDLDFSWRSVADYLDRLDRGITPNAAYLVPQGTLRLLVVGPEQRPATADEIARMRELLARGLSEGAVGMSSGLTYTPGMYADTGELAALCEVVAQYGGFYAPHHRSYGAGALAAYAEMIELARTTGCAVHLTHATLNFGENRGRAPELLAMIDAALADGCDISLDTYPYLPGSTTLSALLPSWAHSGGPEAALARLADPAERARIALDVDVNGSDGCHGVTVDWETIQIGGVGNPELNFAAGRRITELAAAQGIPPVEVFFDLLRRDQLATTILQHVGHEENVRAIMRHPRHMGGSDAILVGARPHPRAWGTFPRYLGHYVRELGVLGLEDCVHHLTGRPAWRLRLRERGLIRVGYAADLVLFDPATIADTATFDDPKRQAHGIVHVLVNGEFALDDGAPTGRLAGRALRLDPARKETR; translated from the coding sequence ATGAGACGCTTACTGTTTCGCGGAGTCGACATCGTCGACGGCTCCGGTGCGCCCCGCTACCGCGGCGATGTGGTGGTCGCGGACGGCCGCATCGCCGAGATCGCCGGGCCGGGTGTGATTTCCGGCGCCGACCGCGTCATCGACGGCGAAAATCTGGTGCTGGCACCGGGTTTCATCGATATGCACGCACATTCGGATCTGCATCTGCTCACCGAGCCCGGTCACTTCGCCAAGCTCAGCCAGGGCGTGACCACCGAGGTGATCGGCCAGGACGGCCTGTCCTACGCGCCGATCGACGAGCCGACCCTGGCCCTGGTGCGCCGCCAGATCGCGGGCTGGAACGGCAATCCCACCGATCTGGACTTCTCCTGGCGCAGCGTCGCCGACTACCTGGACCGGCTGGACCGGGGCATCACCCCGAACGCGGCGTACCTGGTGCCGCAGGGCACGCTGCGGCTGCTGGTCGTCGGCCCGGAGCAGCGCCCGGCCACCGCCGACGAGATCGCGCGCATGCGCGAACTTCTCGCGCGGGGACTGTCCGAGGGCGCGGTGGGCATGTCCAGCGGGCTCACCTACACGCCCGGAATGTACGCCGACACAGGGGAATTGGCGGCACTGTGCGAGGTGGTGGCGCAGTACGGCGGCTTCTACGCCCCGCACCACCGCTCCTACGGCGCGGGCGCGCTGGCCGCCTACGCGGAGATGATCGAGCTCGCCCGCACCACCGGCTGCGCCGTGCACCTGACCCACGCCACCCTGAACTTCGGCGAAAACCGCGGGCGCGCACCGGAACTGCTCGCCATGATCGACGCCGCGCTCGCCGACGGCTGCGATATCAGCCTGGACACCTACCCGTATCTGCCCGGCTCGACCACGCTGTCGGCGCTGCTGCCGAGCTGGGCGCACTCGGGCGGGCCCGAGGCCGCGCTGGCCCGGCTGGCCGATCCCGCCGAGCGGGCGCGCATCGCGCTCGACGTCGACGTCAACGGCTCCGACGGCTGTCACGGCGTGACCGTCGACTGGGAGACCATTCAGATCGGCGGCGTCGGCAATCCGGAGCTGAACTTCGCGGCCGGGCGCAGGATCACCGAACTCGCCGCGGCACAGGGCATTCCGCCGGTCGAGGTGTTCTTCGACCTGCTGCGCCGCGATCAGCTGGCCACCACCATCCTGCAGCACGTCGGGCACGAGGAGAACGTGCGCGCCATCATGCGGCACCCGCGGCACATGGGCGGCAGCGACGCCATCCTGGTCGGCGCGCGGCCGCACCCGCGGGCCTGGGGTACCTTCCCGCGCTATCTCGGCCACTACGTGCGCGAGCTCGGGGTGCTGGGCCTGGAGGACTGCGTCCACCATCTGACCGGCCGTCCCGCGTGGCGGCTGCGGCTGCGCGAGCGCGGGCTGATCCGCGTCGGCTACGCCGCCGACCTGGTGCTGTTCGATCCCGCGACCATTGCCGACACCGCCACCTTCGACGACCCGAAGCGGCAGGCGCACGGCATCGTGCACGTGCTCGTCAACGGCGAATTCGCGCTGGACGATGGCGCGCCCACCGGTCGGCTGGCCGGTCGCGCCCTACGCTTGGACCCCGCCCGGAAGGAGACCCGTTGA